One window from the genome of Thermoanaerobacter uzonensis DSM 18761 encodes:
- the scfA gene encoding six-cysteine ranthipeptide SCIFF, which produces MKHVITINKPTLKNSLKKPGCGECQASCQSACKTSCTVANQECQY; this is translated from the coding sequence ATGAAGCATGTTATAACAATTAACAAGCCAACGTTAAAAAATAGCTTAAAAAAACCAGGGTGCGGCGAATGCCAGGCATCCTGTCAGTCTGCTTGTAAAACCTCATGTACTGTAGCAAACCAAGAGTGTCAATATTAA
- a CDS encoding TIGR04086 family membrane protein gives MKGRFGVENGTGINITGIFTGVLIAYIITLSFFIIYALLLTFTAVSELTLPTLALLITIIGIVLSGALSARHTTSKGWLNGGIAGILYVTIMLIVGAFFVKELGPTSSWAVKYAWGAILGALGGMIGINL, from the coding sequence TTGAAAGGAAGGTTTGGCGTGGAAAATGGAACTGGTATAAATATTACTGGAATTTTTACAGGGGTTTTAATAGCCTACATTATCACTCTTAGTTTTTTCATAATTTACGCTTTGCTTTTGACCTTTACAGCCGTATCCGAATTAACTTTACCTACCCTTGCTTTGTTGATAACCATAATAGGCATAGTTTTATCAGGTGCTTTATCTGCACGACATACTACCAGTAAAGGGTGGTTGAATGGAGGAATTGCTGGTATTCTGTATGTAACTATTATGCTGATTGTGGGAGCATTTTTTGTAAAAGAATTAGGGCCTACCTCTTCCTGGGCGGTAAAATATGCTTGGGGGGCTATTTTAGGAGCTTTAGGTGGTATGATAGGCATCAATTTATAA